A region of the Serinicoccus profundi genome:
CGCCTCGTGGCGTGCCCACCGCAAGGGCGCCTACTTCGGCAACCCGTGCTACACCCAGATCCACCCGACGTGCATCCCGCAGACCGGCGAGCACCAGTCCAAGCTCACCCTCATGAGCGAGTCGCTGCGCAACGACGGCCGCATCTGGGTGCCCAAGAACTCCGAGGACTGCGACAAGAACCCGCGCGAGATCGCCGAGGAGGACCGCGACTACTACCTGGAGCGGATCTACCCCGGCTTCGGCAACCTCGTGCCCCGTGACATCGCCTCCCGGCAGGCCAAGAACATGTGCGACGAGGGCCGCGGCGTCGGCCCGGCCGTCGACGGGGTCCGCCGTGGGGTCTACCTCGACTTCGGCGACGCCATCGAGCGCTTGGGTGAGGAGGCCGTGCGGAGCAAGTACGGCAACCTCTTCGACATGTATGCCCAGATCACCGGGGAGAACCCCTACGAGGTCCCGATGCGGATCTACCCGGCGGTGCACTACACGATGGGCGGGCTCTGGGTCGACTACGACCTGCAGTCCTCCATCCCGGGGCTGTTCGTCACCGGTGAGGCCAACTTCTCCGACCACGGGGCCAACCGGCTCGGCGCCTCGGCGCTCATGCAGGGCCTGGCCGACGGCTACTTCGTGCTGCCCAACACCATCCGCGACTACCTCGCCAAGGGGCCGTTCACCAAGATCGCCGAGGACGACCCGGCGGTCGCGGAGGCCCGGGAGAGCGTCGAGGGCCGGGTCGCGCGGCTCATGTCGATCAACGGCACCCGCACCGTGGACTCCTACCACAAGGCCCTCGGCAAGATCATGTGGGAGAAGTGCGGAATGGAGCGCACCGAGGAAGGGCTGCGTGAGGCCATCGAGGAGATCCGGGCCCTGCGCGCGGACTTCTGGACCAACGTGCGCGTCCTGGGCTCGGCGGAGGGCCTCAACCAGAGCCTGGAGAAGGCCGGTCGCGTCGCGGACTTCCTCGAGCTGGGCGAGCTGATGTGCATCGACGCGCTGCACCGGCGCGAGTCCTGCGGCGGGCACTTCCGCGCCGAGAGCCAGACCGAGGACGGCGAGGCGCTGCGGCACGACGACGAGTACGCCTATGTCGCCGCGTGGGAGTGGGGCGGTGACGACGGGGCCCCGGTGCTGCACAAGGAGGACCTCGTCTACGACTTCATCGAGCTGAAGCAGAGGAGCTACAAGTGAGGATCTCGCTCAAGATCTGGCGCCAGGACGGGCCGACCGACGAGGGCCGCATGGTCGACTACCAGCTGGACGACGTCAGCGAGGACAGCTCCTTCCTGGAGATGCTGGACCTGCTCAACGAGCAGCTCATCGCCCGGGAAGAGGAGCCGGTGGCCTTCGACTCCGACTGTCGCGAGGGCATCTGCGGCATGTGCGGCGTCGTCATCAACGGCCAGGCGCACGGCCCGGAGCGCACCACCACCTGCCAGCTGCACATGCGCAGCTTCGACGACGGCGACGAGATCATCATCGAGCCGTGGCGCGCCGACCCCTTCCCGGTCATCAAGGACCTCTGTGTCGACCGCAGCTCCTTCGACCGGATCATCCAGGCCGGCGGCTTCATCTCCGCCAACACCGGCTCGGCGCCCGACGCGCACGCGACCCCCGTGCCCAAGGAGGACGCCGACCGCGCCTTCATGGCCGCCGAGTGCATCGGCTGCGGCGCCTGCGTCGCGGCCTGCCCCAACGCGGCGGGCATGCTCTTCATGGGTGCCAAGGTCACCCACCTCGGCGAGCTGCCCCAGGGCCAGCCCGAGCGAGAGGCCCGGGTGCTGGCCATGACCGAACAGCACGACCTCGAGGGCTTCGGTGGCTGCACCAACCTCGGCGAGTGCACCCGCGCCTGCCCCAAGGGCATCCCGCTCAACGTCATCAGCCAGCTCAACGCCGACTACCGGCACGCGGGCTACGGCGGGCGCGGCTGACGGCAGGCCCGCCACCTGCGGGAGTGCGTCGCTCTCCCGCACCCTCGCCTACCGTGGGGGGTATGCCTGAAGCCGCGCTCGTCCTCGCCGCCACCCCCATCGGCGACAGCCGCGACGCCAGCCCGCGGCTGCTGACCGAGCTCGAGCAGGCGCCGGTGGTCGCCGCCGAGGACACCCGGCGGCTGCGCCGGCTCACCGATCGCCTCGGGATCACCGTGTCCGGTGAGGTCGTGAGCTACCACGAGCACAACGAGGCCGCCCGTACCCCCGAGCTGGTCGAGCGCATCAGCGCCGGTGAGCGGGTGCTGCTCGTCACCGACGCCGGGATGCCCTCGGTCTCCGACCCCGGCTACCGCCTCGTCCAGGCCTGTGTCGCCGCCGACCTGCCGGTGACCTGCGTGCCCGGGCCCTCGGCGGTGCTCATGGCGCTGGCCGTCAGCGGGCTGCCGGTGGACAGGTTCTGCTTCGAGGGTTTCCTGCCGCGCAAGACGGGGGAGCGCGAGCGCACGCTCGGGGCCCTGGTCGACGAGCCGCGCACCATGGTCTTCTTCGAGGCGCCCCACCGGCTGGCCTCGACCCTGACGTCGATGGCGGGTGTCCTGGGCGAGGACCGTCCCGCAGCCGTCTGCCGCGAGCTCACCAAGACCTATGAGGAGGTGCACCGCGGGCCGCTCGCCGACCTCGCCGCCTGGGCCGGTGACGGCGTCAAGGGGGAGATCACCGTCGTCGTGGCCGGGCGGTCACCGGCCGCCGCAGGCGACGTCGACCCGGCCGACGTCATACCTGAGATCCTCGAGCGCGTCGGGGCCGGGGAACGGCTCAAGGACGTGTGTCGCGACGTCGCCGCACGCAGCGGGCTGTCGAGCAGGACGCTCTACGACGCCGCCGTCCAGGCCCGCTGACCCGGTGCTCGGGCTACGTCGCTGCGGGGCGGCCCGCGAGGTGGCGCCCTTGACAGACGCGGCGGGCATGGTTGACTGTCCGCGGCGCCGCAGAGCAGCGGGCCCCCGTGACGGAGGACGACACCGATGACCTACAACTGGCAGGCGATCCTGGGCGGCCTCGTCGGCGGCGTGCTCGCCGGTCTCGTCGCGGGCTACGCCACGACCCAGGTGCTGCCCGCCGCCTCAGCCGACTACAGCGTGACCGACATGCTCTGGGCCGCCGTGGTCGCCGCCGTGGGCGGGGTGTTCGGTGTCGCCGCCGGGTGGCTCGTCAACGCGCGCCGGGCCCGAGGACTCGGCGGGATCGCCGCCCTCACCAGCCTGCTCGGCTCGGTCATCGGGACGTATGCCT
Encoded here:
- a CDS encoding fumarate reductase/succinate dehydrogenase flavoprotein subunit — translated: MTETVNSPDLIDGVYREGAPITDTKAPAGDISGKWTTRKFEAALVNPANRRKLSVIIVGTGLAGASAGATLGEAGYQVKSFCYQDSPRRAHSIAAQGGINAAKNYKGDGDSVHRLFYDTVKGGDYRSRETNVYRLAEVSADIIDQCVAQGVPFAREYGGLLDNRSFGGVQVSRTFYARGQTGQQLLIGAYQALERQIAAGTVEMYARHEMLELVVVDGKARGIIARDMVTGEIETHLADAVVLASGGYGNVFFLSTNAMGCNVTASWRAHRKGAYFGNPCYTQIHPTCIPQTGEHQSKLTLMSESLRNDGRIWVPKNSEDCDKNPREIAEEDRDYYLERIYPGFGNLVPRDIASRQAKNMCDEGRGVGPAVDGVRRGVYLDFGDAIERLGEEAVRSKYGNLFDMYAQITGENPYEVPMRIYPAVHYTMGGLWVDYDLQSSIPGLFVTGEANFSDHGANRLGASALMQGLADGYFVLPNTIRDYLAKGPFTKIAEDDPAVAEARESVEGRVARLMSINGTRTVDSYHKALGKIMWEKCGMERTEEGLREAIEEIRALRADFWTNVRVLGSAEGLNQSLEKAGRVADFLELGELMCIDALHRRESCGGHFRAESQTEDGEALRHDDEYAYVAAWEWGGDDGAPVLHKEDLVYDFIELKQRSYK
- a CDS encoding succinate dehydrogenase/fumarate reductase iron-sulfur subunit — encoded protein: MRISLKIWRQDGPTDEGRMVDYQLDDVSEDSSFLEMLDLLNEQLIAREEEPVAFDSDCREGICGMCGVVINGQAHGPERTTTCQLHMRSFDDGDEIIIEPWRADPFPVIKDLCVDRSSFDRIIQAGGFISANTGSAPDAHATPVPKEDADRAFMAAECIGCGACVAACPNAAGMLFMGAKVTHLGELPQGQPEREARVLAMTEQHDLEGFGGCTNLGECTRACPKGIPLNVISQLNADYRHAGYGGRG
- the rsmI gene encoding 16S rRNA (cytidine(1402)-2'-O)-methyltransferase translates to MPEAALVLAATPIGDSRDASPRLLTELEQAPVVAAEDTRRLRRLTDRLGITVSGEVVSYHEHNEAARTPELVERISAGERVLLVTDAGMPSVSDPGYRLVQACVAADLPVTCVPGPSAVLMALAVSGLPVDRFCFEGFLPRKTGERERTLGALVDEPRTMVFFEAPHRLASTLTSMAGVLGEDRPAAVCRELTKTYEEVHRGPLADLAAWAGDGVKGEITVVVAGRSPAAAGDVDPADVIPEILERVGAGERLKDVCRDVAARSGLSSRTLYDAAVQAR